CGATCGTCTGCTGAAGCCTGTCATTGAAAAGTGTTCTGTTGGGAAGCTGGGTCAATGGATCGTGATAGGCCTGAAAATTCAGTTTTTTCGTCTGTTCAAGCAGTGCTTCCTCGATCTCTTTTTTCTGTGTGATATCCTGTGAATAACGTGTGATGCCAACGATCCTGTTTTTCTCATCTCTTAGAACCGAAGCGGATACATCCGTATAGATAACTTTCCCTTCTTTTGTCTGTTTGCGTATCTGATCTCGATAGGATCCGTACAGAAGTGTCTGCATTTTAATCCATCGTGCCTTCTTAAGCTCATCCTCCGGATAGAGAATATCAATGTTCCTCCCGATCATTTCAGAAGCATCATACCCCAGTAACTCGGTTGCCCCATGGTTCCAGTGAATAATTTTGTTGTCCAGGTCAGTCGAGATCACCGCATCATGTATCTGTTCGAGTATCTGTGCCTGTTCTATCTCTTTCTTTTCGATGGCTACCAAATGTGTGATATCAAGGTTGAAGATGATCATAGCATCCCTGTCATGGTACTTTCCGTACTGCGCATAGGTCTGTACCGGGTATTTACTGCCATCCTTTTTTGTGTAGACAGTCCTGTTAAGTACTGTACCATTAGCCCGTATCTCTTTTTCAAATTCCCTAAGCTGCTTATGGGTGATCTCTCTGTTGATATCCAGAATGGAAAGTCTGCATATCTCTTCACGGGTATAACCCAGTTTCCGGATAGCCGCATCATTGGCATACAGGTAGCGGAAGGTGCCCAGCTCAACGATCAGTACTTCACCGCTGGCGTGTTCTATGATATCGGCCAGTTCTTTGTTCTCCTGTTTTAGCCTGAGCTGTTCAGTGATATCGAGTGTTGTTCCAATGATCTTGTCCGGTTCACCCTCTTTGTCGAAGAGCATTTTGGCATTGATCAGCACAGTAATGATCTCTCCGTCTTCACGCCTGACACGAAGCGAAATACTTTTGACCTCTCCATCCTGCAGGCTTCTCAGTCCCTCATAGGCAATATGCCTGTCTTTTTCAACCACCCGTGAAAGAAAGGTGTCAAGTGTCGGCTGTGTGCTTTCCGGATCCAGCTGGTAGATATCATAACTTCTTTTCGACCATTGTGAAGTATTGTGCTTCAGGTCTATCTCCCAGCTTCCGAAATGTCCGATCTCCTGTATTCTGTTCAGGGCCTCTTTCTGTGCTTCTATTACTCTGGTTTTCTCTTCAAGTTTTCCAAACTCTTTTTGGGCCTCTTGCATATTTACATTCAGAAAATGGGACAATGCCTTTGCCGATACCTGATATTCATTCAATACAATATGTTGTCTATATATTTTTTTATCTGTTTTGTGAGACGATTCACTGAGGCCCAAAATCGTCATTGTCTGGTTAAGCAGCGCCTTTTTGCCTGAAAAGGAGAAAAATTCACCATAGGTGAAAAATCCCGATACCGGCGCTACACTCTGTAATGGTTTTATCTCCTGTTCAATAAACTCAGGCAGGAATCTTCTTCTAGCCATACATGAATAGATAAAAATGGATTCAACAGGCTGGGAAACAATAGACTGGTCGATCTTTTCGGACTGATCCAAAAGCATCTTGGCATCACCGTATCCGAAATAGACTGTGTCTCCCTGATGAAAGTTCCCCGCAAAAGAGAGGGAGCCGTCCTCATGTAGCGACAGGATCGCCCTGGCCGTCAGTTCATCTCCTTTTCGGATGATCAGGGGAAACTCAAGGCCGATGGCAGGCAGTTTTTTGGCTACATCTTCACCAAAATATTTTTTATATACGTCATAGGCCGACATGTCATCAATGGTATAGACACGGTTTCTATCGACTTTCGTTACAACAAGGCTCCTGCCGATAGGCTGCCAGTTGAAATTGTATTCTGTATAGATATGCAGGTGCGGATTGGACAAGGCTACCCCTACTGCCCCGTGTGAAGTAATCTGTTTGCCTGTGAATACATAAGTGTTTTTAAACTGCGCATAGTCTCCGGCCATTCCACCGGCTACGGTCACTTCCGGATAGACAGCGTCGATACCTCCAAGAAACTCTTCTCCATTGCTTTCTGTGCCGTCCAAAAACGCAATGAGTACTTTTTTGTCTTGGGAAAGGATGGCGTGTGCCAGTGTCTGTCCTATCTTAAAACTATCCATCTTGCCGTCACCATCCACAAAGAGAGGATAGAGGACAGTATTGTCAAACTGTGTCAGTGAAATGACATGGGTATGGGTAGTAACTTTACCCGAACAAATCTCCCCGTCGGTCGTCGAACCTATAATGACTGCCCGTGGAAAAAGTGAAACAATCTCTTTTGTCATTACCGCAATGTCGGCTTTTTCAGTATAGCTTGTAAAGACCTGTATCAGCAGTTGATCATTGTCGACAATACCCTCCTGTATAACCAAGTCCTGAAAATGCTGCTTGTCTGTATAGTAGGTATTGACTGTTCTCATCACTTCACTTTTATTACGTATATTAATAACATATTATAGTCAAATAGACAACAAATCACAATAGTTTATCCTTCCGGGCAGCTTGAAATCAGGAAGCGTTACCTCTGAGCACATCCAGTACATTCGTGGCATACGCACCTTTTGGAAGCACAAAAGAGAGTTCATAATGGGCTTTCTCTTCCACATAGTTCTTCTTGATCTCCGTTACCTGTATCCAGGCATAGCGTCTTGCCCCGTTCATTTTGATCTCTTCATCAAAGTGTTCTTCCAGCATTCTTGCGGTTGCAGCGGACCTTTTTACCCTTGTACCGGGTATGAGGCCTGTAGGCGCGATATCTTTTGTTTCAAACCGTTCTGCCTCTTTGCTGAGCTCTTCCACTTCAAAAAGCCTGCCGTACGGGTAGTGCATCATCAGGTCACCTTCTACAAGTTTAAAAAAGTTTTTTTGTTCTTTGCTACCTTTGAGTGAACCCTCAGGCAGCTTCATCAGTTTCTCCGTATCTGCTTCGCTGAACTCCTGTAGCAATAGTGTAAGCTCCATTCGTCTGCAGAGCCAACTGTTGAAAAGATAACTCTGATACGATCCCATCAGGAACTCTCTGGTCTTTCTGTCGCGGATCTTCAGTTTCCCTTCGATCAGCTTTTTCCCGTCTTCCCAGTTGTTTCCGTCCGTACCGAAGCGCTGGTTGCCGAAATAGTTCGGTACCCCATGACTCTTGATCCATTTCAGCACAGAATCCAGTTTATCCTTCTGCACACCGAGCACTTTTTTCAAACGTATCTCGAAACGGTTACCTTTGAGGTGCCCTACACGTATCTTATTGTTATGACGTACTTTATCGAGTATCTTGATCTTCTCATGGCTGAAAGCATCCAGTTTCTCTTCGAACTTCGCCGGCAGGGAGATGTACTGAATGGTCATGGCATGCTTGTCTTTCAAACCAGCATAGCCCATATCACGTCTTCTGATGCCGACATGGTTGGAGATTGCATCGAGCATTTCCCAGGTAGTCATCTCTTTTTTTCGTACTTTGAGTACCAAATGCTCACCCTCCCCTGTGAATTCGTACAGAGGTATCTCTTCAACAGTAAAATCACGCGGAGTAGAATTGAAGACAAAGTCGTTCTTAATATTGAGAGGGTAGACAAGTTTCATTGGGCACAGTCCTGGTATTGTAATAAGTATTTATTTTATCATAATCCAACAGAAAAAGAATTGACAACTTAATCTTTTAAAAGTATAATCGACCTGTATAAAAGAATTTCCCAAACAGGAGGTGTTAAATGAAAGTAGGAAACATTGTAATCGTGGCCAATCTTGGTGAGCTGAAAGTATATGAGGCAATGCCGCGCGACCTTGAAGCGGAAGCAGGACTGAAACCCACACATGTAAAACTTGACCTTGTCGATGAAAAGTGCTACAGTGAGTCACACAAGAAACTGCATGAGATACTGACTGATCAGGCAGGCCGCTTTAAAGGCGGAAGTCAGGGACGAGGTACATTCACACAGGGCAGTATCGGAGAGAAGCATACGATTGAACAGGAAATTGAAGAAGATGTGTTGAGAGAACTCGCTAAAGATATCTCGGATATCATTATTCAAAAGAGCGCTCCAGCATATCTTGCTCTACCCGATATGATCTGCAAACGTATTGTGGAGCGTATATCTCCTGACGCAAAAGCAAAAGTGGTCAAAACAATAGAAAAAGATCTTATAAAAGTAAACAAAACAGAACTGCCGAACCAATTCTAGTCTGCCCTCTCCCGGTCTTGTCCTGATAGATAACTGGACAAGACCATTTCTCTTTTTCCCGATTGGAATATACCGGATTGACTTTTCCGCAAAAATATGTATAATCACAATGAATAATAAAAATAATACAGGACAACGTTTGAAACTTCATAACAAAGAACTCATACTATTCGACCTGGACGGTACACTTATAGACAGTGTACCTGACCTCACGCTTGCGGTCAATGAAATGCTCAGCGCACTTAACAGAAAAACTTTCCCTGAGGATACGGTACGGTACTGGGTGGGTAACGGAGCCCAAATGCTGGTCAAACGTGCCCTGCTGGGAACAAGAGAAACAGATGAAGAGGTGGATGAAGTACTATTCGAGAAGGCAATGGCCCTTTTTCTGGACTTCTATGCAAAGCATTTGGCAGAAAGTACGGTCACCTACCCTCATGTGGAAGAGACACTCCGCAGCCTGAAGAATAACGGCTACAGACTTGCCGTCATTACCAACAAACCTTTTGCCTTCGTTGGTCCGATCCTGAAAAACCTGGGCCTAGATGACCTCTTTGAGCTGATCCAGGGCGGCGACTCTCTGCCCCAAAAAAAACCGAACCCCGCCCCGCTTCTGCATACCTGCAGGACACTTGGGCTCTCTGTGGAGACCTCCCTGATGGTTGGAGACTCCAAAAATGACATTATTGCTGCCAAAGCTGCCGGTATGCAAAGCATCGGTGTGACTTACG
This DNA window, taken from Sulfurovum lithotrophicum, encodes the following:
- a CDS encoding phosphoglycolate phosphatase — translated: MNNKNNTGQRLKLHNKELILFDLDGTLIDSVPDLTLAVNEMLSALNRKTFPEDTVRYWVGNGAQMLVKRALLGTRETDEEVDEVLFEKAMALFLDFYAKHLAESTVTYPHVEETLRSLKNNGYRLAVITNKPFAFVGPILKNLGLDDLFELIQGGDSLPQKKPNPAPLLHTCRTLGLSVETSLMVGDSKNDIIAAKAAGMQSIGVTYGYNYGEDIAVHGPNVIVDDFADIIKHLI
- a CDS encoding host attachment protein — protein: MKVGNIVIVANLGELKVYEAMPRDLEAEAGLKPTHVKLDLVDEKCYSESHKKLHEILTDQAGRFKGGSQGRGTFTQGSIGEKHTIEQEIEEDVLRELAKDISDIIIQKSAPAYLALPDMICKRIVERISPDAKAKVVKTIEKDLIKVNKTELPNQF
- the truD gene encoding tRNA pseudouridine(13) synthase TruD, coding for MKLVYPLNIKNDFVFNSTPRDFTVEEIPLYEFTGEGEHLVLKVRKKEMTTWEMLDAISNHVGIRRRDMGYAGLKDKHAMTIQYISLPAKFEEKLDAFSHEKIKILDKVRHNNKIRVGHLKGNRFEIRLKKVLGVQKDKLDSVLKWIKSHGVPNYFGNQRFGTDGNNWEDGKKLIEGKLKIRDRKTREFLMGSYQSYLFNSWLCRRMELTLLLQEFSEADTEKLMKLPEGSLKGSKEQKNFFKLVEGDLMMHYPYGRLFEVEELSKEAERFETKDIAPTGLIPGTRVKRSAATARMLEEHFDEEIKMNGARRYAWIQVTEIKKNYVEEKAHYELSFVLPKGAYATNVLDVLRGNAS
- a CDS encoding bifunctional diguanylate cyclase/phosphodiesterase yields the protein MRTVNTYYTDKQHFQDLVIQEGIVDNDQLLIQVFTSYTEKADIAVMTKEIVSLFPRAVIIGSTTDGEICSGKVTTHTHVISLTQFDNTVLYPLFVDGDGKMDSFKIGQTLAHAILSQDKKVLIAFLDGTESNGEEFLGGIDAVYPEVTVAGGMAGDYAQFKNTYVFTGKQITSHGAVGVALSNPHLHIYTEYNFNWQPIGRSLVVTKVDRNRVYTIDDMSAYDVYKKYFGEDVAKKLPAIGLEFPLIIRKGDELTARAILSLHEDGSLSFAGNFHQGDTVYFGYGDAKMLLDQSEKIDQSIVSQPVESIFIYSCMARRRFLPEFIEQEIKPLQSVAPVSGFFTYGEFFSFSGKKALLNQTMTILGLSESSHKTDKKIYRQHIVLNEYQVSAKALSHFLNVNMQEAQKEFGKLEEKTRVIEAQKEALNRIQEIGHFGSWEIDLKHNTSQWSKRSYDIYQLDPESTQPTLDTFLSRVVEKDRHIAYEGLRSLQDGEVKSISLRVRREDGEIITVLINAKMLFDKEGEPDKIIGTTLDITEQLRLKQENKELADIIEHASGEVLIVELGTFRYLYANDAAIRKLGYTREEICRLSILDINREITHKQLREFEKEIRANGTVLNRTVYTKKDGSKYPVQTYAQYGKYHDRDAMIIFNLDITHLVAIEKKEIEQAQILEQIHDAVISTDLDNKIIHWNHGATELLGYDASEMIGRNIDILYPEDELKKARWIKMQTLLYGSYRDQIRKQTKEGKVIYTDVSASVLRDEKNRIVGITRYSQDITQKKEIEEALLEQTKKLNFQAYHDPLTQLPNRTLFNDRLQQTIVYAQRHQESFGVFFIDLDNFKQINDTLGHYMGDEVLKIVAKRLIKCVREEDTLSRLGGDEFTLLVHELATPESAAKVAEKIMDAMKEPIVIDHQTLHVTVSIGISLYPRDAINMHDLLKYADIAMYKAKEEGRNNYQFYSSKMMNIALKKATMEKELRRAIEENELLVYYQPQIDARNRSLVGVEALVRWDHPEKGLVPPDAFIPLAEETGLIKDLDHYVMCQAMSDMVEWQQMGLAPGILSLNLSISQLMKNDFFFKLQKTLLETGFKVKWLTFEITENQVMLNPKRSIKKLTMLNQMGVKISIDDFGTGYSSLAYLKRFPVDKLKIDKSFIHDLPYNAEDCAITNAVIALAESLQLEIIAEGVEQRDQVRYLLEQGCYIIQGYHYSRPLPKKEMTEYLQR